The following DNA comes from Cryobacterium psychrophilum.
CGGTCGTCGACGGCAGCACGGTATTCCAATGAGCCGCCCACGCCTGAGCCCCTGGCGCAACGGGGTACTGGAACGGCCGGAACGTGACACCGTGCCCGGCGACGCCGACCTCGACGCCGACCTTGAGGCCCTGGCGGCCGCCGAAATGGAGGACGACGCCGCAACCGACAACCGGGAGACAGCCGACGACCCGTGCGCACCGCCGACCTTCGTTCCACCGCCGATCGACACGCTGGGCGAGGTTGCCGGCATCCCGCGCCAGATCATCGCGGTGGTGGCCGCCAAGGGTGGCGTCGGCAAGACGACCGTCGCGACGAACCTGGCCGTCGGCCTCGCCAAGCAGGCTCCACTGTCGGTGGTCCTCGTCGACGCTGACGTGCAGTTCGGGGACGTGGCCACGGCGCTGTCGCTGACTCCCGGTCATTCCCTGCCGGACGCCGTCACGGCGGTCGCGGCCAACGACTCCATGGTGCTCAAGGCCTATCTCACCCCGCACTCGGGCGGTTATTACACCGTGTGCGGCTCGGACTCGCCCGCCGACGGCGACCGGGTCACCGGCGAGCAGCTGAGTCACCTGATCCGCCAGCTCGCCGAGATCTTCCGCTTCGTCATCATCGACACGGCACCGGGTCTGGGCGAGCATGCCCTGGCCGCGCTCGAGTCCGCCACCGACGCCGTATTCGTCTGCGGGATGTCGGTACCGAGCGCACGAGGACTGCGCAAGGAGCTTGCCGTGCTCACCGGCATCGGCCTCATGCCGCAGTCCCGTCATGTGGTGCTGAATTTCGCCGACCGGGTGAGCGGACTGAGCGTGCGTGACATAGAGGCGACGA
Coding sequences within:
- a CDS encoding AAA family ATPase is translated as MSRPRLSPWRNGVLERPERDTVPGDADLDADLEALAAAEMEDDAATDNRETADDPCAPPTFVPPPIDTLGEVAGIPRQIIAVVAAKGGVGKTTVATNLAVGLAKQAPLSVVLVDADVQFGDVATALSLTPGHSLPDAVTAVAANDSMVLKAYLTPHSGGYYTVCGSDSPADGDRVTGEQLSHLIRQLAEIFRFVIIDTAPGLGEHALAALESATDAVFVCGMSVPSARGLRKELAVLTGIGLMPQSRHVVLNFADRVSGLSVRDIEATIGVPVDIAVPRSSVVTLSTNRGIPLLQDGNRNPASAALTELVRRFDPSASLKRGRLHRRVVVA